The nucleotide sequence ACTCAATACTTAGCTTGTTCGTGGGTCAATGTTTAACCTTTTTCATAAGTAATTTTTTAAGAAGGTCGAagattttaatttgttaatatgattttaaatacgacctatcaaatttttttttactgtgtATTAAAATAGTAGAATCAGAGCGGAACTAACTCCTTTTTTCCTAAAAAACtgatttcattttattaaaaaattccacacttttgatttttaattaatttataaatatatgtattcaTGTGTTTAATATGGtagatatgttttaaaatataaataatagttagaaagcataaaaaattataaaatattttcatatttttcatttttattggttttgattttttcttcattcctatatttttagtaggaaattataataaaattttgattggaACCTtgattatcttattatattagATTCTGGAGAGATATTTTAACTTTAATTCTGTTTACAGATTCAAATAGTTGCCTAATTCATAAGTTGATTtaagaagaaataaatattttatgttgcTAAATAGTGATGCTTAAGTTTTTAAAGCTTTTTAGAGATTTTTCAgtcttgttttattttgtattttaaaacgGAATAAATAGAGTATGAAGTAAAAATACttcaattttattatgtttttcacTTCATAATCTAGTGAAAAGttaatttatttcataaatagaataatatattttttgtttgttcattattgtattataaaacGAGAAATGAAATAGGATTagagtatttttaatttatattctattttatcCATTTTGAAGGAAATAAAAAAGAGTTTTACATAGGATCTATTTTtaccatttacaaaaaaaaaaaagaattccaAGCTATCCAATATAAAGCTCCagtttttactttaaaattgaataaaatagaatatgaagttaaaatattctaatttttttttgaaataattaaaatacttCAACTCTACTCATTTTCACTTCAAAATagattaataaacaaaaaataaaattttctatttatagagtaaatCTTATTGTGGAGTAAGAAAGGATATAagattagagttttttttttttttttttttttgaaaaactagtATATTTTACTTGTTCTTCATTATATCTCATTTTAGAGTAATAAATAGATCGAATTGGAGATGTCCCTAATGTATTTACGGAAACGAGCAATAGATTTGTTTGGAGGGACTGGGAAAACATGATCTTTACACATGTTACTCATTCATATGGTTACGTAATCTTATTGGAAGAACACATGTCATTATCCTTCAACCAAGACAAGAGGGTAAAACTGCGAATGTAGATAAAAAAGGTCCCAAGAGATACGACAAAGTATTGTACGATGAGATGGGAGGTGGGTTCATGTTTCTGATGTTCACTTGTCCGAGCCGTAAGAAAATTCATCCTTTCctagaaaaagacaaaactcaaaaaagtggtcctaactcctaagagtTCACGCGTGGCTCTTCCACCGTCGTGATCCACGTGGAGAGATGAGCTTTCGTGTACGACTCCGTGGCGTGAAGGCACGTGATTGCTTCCAGTTCATTGGTCGAGATCGACGTCGTTTGTCTTAAATTACAAAAACCTTTCTTCATCCCTTGATAACTCGGTAGACGACAAAATTAGTTCATTGGGGAACGCAACATTTATATCTGAAAACGGTATGGTCTGTTCCTCTCTGCGAGGAAAACGACACAGCTTGTTTAAGCAAACGCGTCTGCCATAGTGCCCATATATTGGCTTTGGACCATTACAATTTTCTAATTCATACAAGGGCCGGCCCGCTCAGCATTTCAATGTACAGACCATCTCGTTAATTTGGTGGTCCTTGTATACGTTATAAAGAGTAATTGCATTAGAATTTAATCtgaatttaaattattgatgttttttaatatgtgtaaaaaCCATCGAGCATTTAAATACAGAGAACATATATTTTTGAGCACAGATTAGCAAAATGACATGCGATCATCAGGTTTAAATAGtgataatattaaatttcttgtATAGCATCTATCTATACTAGATCATGATGGATTCATAGTGGTTTCGACACATTTAGCCAAATGGTCATGTGGTTTACATTTTGGATTGTAAAGACATAACAATTCAGAAATCTTTTAGTTAAAGATGGGCAATGATCCCGTGACACTCCTCAAGATGAATTAATATCAGATGACAATCTGGTAAAGACAGATCTTTCTATTCTGAAATAGATCGCTATTTGGCAAATGTTCTCTGTTCGGAAGGGTCGGTTCTAAACTTAAGCCATTTATGCTTGGGCATGTAGCCATCAAAACTCGATTTACATTTAGCTGCTCGAATTCGTATAGAAAAGGCTCATTTAAACTCTTCTCACCAGCAACTCTTTTTTTGTCTTTAAAACACTGACTAAGATTCGGCCATAAGATCTTTGGGGCTGGTAATCTAAACATTTTCAAGGCCGGCTCTTGAACTTACCTCCACTAGCCCATTGGAAAGTGCAGCAATTGCTTCGTGCATGGCTACATTTCCAGCGAAGCAACTTGGAGTTTGGGATAGGGATATGTTACTTTGTGTGGTTACTCAAAAACAACTCTACAGCTTCATTCAATGATATTTACTCTCCTTGAGGATGTTCTCAAGATAAAGACACCCTTCCGTGACTTTAATTAAGTTGATCTGAACACATAGATAACTAAGAGCATCTTTAACCCATGAAACTCATTTGTGGgtgcttattattattattattattatttttttgtctgattaaaaaaaaaattaaaaaacaaaccaatcgCGGATCGCTATGTGTTAGAAGAACCCGCGAACAATGCAAACAACCCACTTAAATATTTGAAACtgtttttcggattttttgtGGGGCCTACACTAAGCACTTACATCAAACACCTGCATTGAGGGTGCTCTAAGAATCTAATTTTTTGCTGAATCGTTTATCTTTGCGAAATCTATGCATATCTCGGCTTGTGAGGCTATTAAGATATAATGAAATAATGTAGTAGCGAAATCGTAAATATGTTTAAtaacacaaaattataaatattgtcacattaaaataatatactatTGTTTATAACACGTCTAGAAgcagaatattttcaaaaatttgttgtacaaaaCTAAATTCATTTACTAGCGATACAAAGTTGAAAAATCTTAAATGTCTTTAGTGAGAAGAAAGGAAAATCCTGTGAACAAAAAGAGTGGCGGTGACAATTCAAACTAAAGAGTCACGTGACGAATACATGTGAACGCAATTAGATACTGAttaatcttgattttttagccGGGATTCTTAActcttgatttgattttttttttaataattttcggctaagataatttttatatctCTCATTTAAGAAatggttcttaatttttttaattaaaatataagaaaaactaagaatcgTCTTTTAGTCGAAACTAAAAACTACTAATCGAGAATGcatttttatacaattttctgttttaaacaaatttaattttaagtcgGTGACTGGAAAAAAATATCTTCACTTATTCCTGGATTGGAGGAAGTGGTTTTTCcttcatatttttgttaattcatttttttagttttttttgtcaactcattttttttggtttacatGACTTAAACCATATAAAACTTAAACCATATAAAGAAACTTGTGTTAGTCTCTCTATGGTTTCTTGTTCCCCTCTTGTCCTAAGAAAAGGGCTGTTGtgaactatatattaatttataaaacatcacttaaaataatttaaccaACAAAATTTTTTGATTTCACTTCAGAGGATATCAGACATGCTTTCTtggtatttttttaaacaaaggaAAAAACGGTAACTTTCTCTCTCCTCTAAAGTGCGATTGGCGATTTCTCCGACAAAGTGCCGACACTCTCAGCGGCTCACCGGCGTCTCATCCGGCGCCGGATCCACAGCCTTTCCTCCTCTCCGTCACCGGTGAAGctgatgacgaagaagaagcctAAGAAATCTACGGCTTCTAAGCCCTCGAAGTCATCTCCTCCGGCGAAGTCTTCTCCTCCGTTGAAGTCTCCCTCTCTCTCGATTGATGGCTTGGACCTGTCTCCTCCTTCTGCGACTGTTTCTGATGCGCTAATCAGCCCCCCAGCTGACGAGGTTGCTCAACAATCGCTTGAGAAGTCAGACCCTGTTCCCCAATCTGCTCAGGCTCCGTCTTCTGAGCTTGTGATCGCCGTCTCGTCGGCTGATCCATCTCCAGCGCGTGATGAAGCCCCTGTGAATAGATCTGAGTCGAGCTTTGCTTCTCTACAGCCGAGCCCCTCTGTATCTCCTCCGGAAAACCCTGTTACCACTGTTGTAAAGGATGCTCCCTGTGGGCCTCCAAACCTACCTACTGTTGATGCCAAACTCCCTTGTTTGAGCTCACAATCAGATATAGTGTTAGACGCTGCACCCATAATCTCCTCTGAAGTGGTTGATGCAGGTGCTAAAGTTGTTGTGGACGCTGGTTTAGCTCCGACAAGTTCAGACGTGGGGCTAAACGCCTCAGCCACGAGCAAAATGGCTCCTGGTGATTCTTGGTGTGACCACGCGAGAGGAATCGGCACACGTCTATCCAAGAAAGGTGAACCCTTTACGTTACCTTCGGGGGAGGCTTGTATTAAGATTCCGAACTCAGTCATTGAGAAGAACAGGAAGTCTTGGGAGCCCTTTGTCTTAGGGCAGTTCTACTCGGAACCCCCGTCTCAAGGTACATTACACAACATTGTCAACGGGATATGGAGCAAATACCACCGAGATATTGTTGTGTCTAAAATGGAGGGTTTCGCATTTCTCTTCCGCATACCAAACGCTGCGACAAGAAACATGGTTATTAAACAGAAACTCTGGCATATTGAGGGCCAAACCATGTTCGTCGACAAATGGGAACCGGGTGTTATTCCCGCTAAGCCTGAACTCTCCTCTGCCCCTATTTGGCTGGAGCTTAGGAAGGTTCCGTTTCAGTTCTTCAATGAGGATGGTCTGGAAAGGATCGCAGGACTAGTAGGTCACCCGAAGTTCTTGCACCCCTCGACAGCTAACAAAACAAACCTGGAGGTGGCAAAGGTGTTCACCATCATTGATCCTAGGAAGCCTTTGCCTGAGGCAGTTAACGTTCAGTTCGAGTCAGGCGACATTTGCAGAGTCTTGGTCTCGAGTCCTTGGATGCCTCCGGTTTGCGAGTCCTGTAAGGAAATTGGTCACATCTCCAAACGATGTCCTCTGGCCCCTAAAACTTGTTCCCTTTGCAAGGCTACTACTCATGTGCAGGCTAACTGCCCTCAAAAAGGCAAGCAGAACGCACCGGGAAAGAAGACAAGGCGCGGGAGGTCTAAGGATAAACAAAAGTGGATCGCTGTGGACCCACCCGCAACAAGCAAGTCTCCTCTGATTGGCAGTGGTATTGGCCTAGTGCCTCCTGAGGCACCAGTTAAACCTCTGGAATTTAAATCTCCTATTAAACCTCTGGACCCTAAGGTGGTTCTAACCCGTACTGAGATCCCGCTCCACTCTAAGTTGGGGACGTCTTCGGATACTGTTAGAGGTGAGTCTAGTGGCACTGCACTACTGCCCCAGCGTGAGCTATTGAGGTGTGACTCAGGTACTTCTAGGGGGACACAGTCTGATGTTCAGCCGGATTCGTCTGATGTGGAATCCTCTGATTCGGAGCTAGAGGAAGGAGAATTCAGTACCCACGAGCCGGATTTTGAGGTTGTTCGCAACAAAAagagattttcaggtcagaaaGGTAAACGGGGCAGGGGCcccaaaataaattaattttatgtcgTCGGACATTTTTTGCTGGAATGTGCGCGGCCTGAATAAATTCAGCCACCGCAGCGGTTTACGGAAGTGGTTCAGAAAAAATTCTCCCCTTTTTGGTGGTCTTCTTGAGACTCACGTGAAAAAGACAAAGATGCATAAGTTTGTCTCAGACATTTTTCCAGGTTGGTCGTTTGATGATAACTACAGTTTTTCGCCTCTTGGCAAAGTTTGGATTATTTGGCACCCTTCCCTTCTGGTTTCGGTTATCTACAAGTCGCTCCAGATGATCATGGCTGAAGTAACTTGGCCCTCCTGTCAGTCGAAGTTCTTCATCTCTATTATTTATGCTTCCAATGATGTGGATGAGCGGGTAGGTCTCTGGGAGGAAATTGCCTCGCTTGCTGCAACTTACGATCTAGATACAAAGCCATGGATTCTTCTTGGGGATTTCAATCAGATCAGGGATCCGGTTGAGCACTCCAGTCCGCCCTCCTTGAACATGGACAAGAGAATCAGGGATTTTAATAACtgtctcatcaatgaaagtcttgacGATCTCAACTTCAGGGGTACTACTTTCACTTGGTGGAATAAACAGAAGTCTGCCCCGGTGGCCAAGAAGCTGGATAGATGTCTTGTTAATGGCGATTGGTACGCGGCTTTTCCTTCTTCAGTTGCTCTCTTCGGCAGCCCTGATTTCTCAGACCATGCTGTTATATCAGTTAGCCTGGACCCCAGCCGTGTTAGAACGAAGAAACCCTTCAGGTTCTATAACTTCCTTAACCAGAACCCGGACTTCTTAGCTATGGTTTGTGTCAACTGGTTTTCCTTCAACGTCAAGGGTTCAGCAATGTTTAGGTTATCCGTCAAGCTTAAGATGTTAAAGAAGTGTATCAGGACTTTTAGTCACCAGAATTATTCGGGCATAGAGAGGAAGACAGCAGAGGCTCACGCCAAACTGTTATTAGCTCAGTCCGCAATGCTGTCTGCTCCTAACCCGTTAAATGCTTCTGTTGAGCTGCAAGCTATGAAAGAATGGGAAGAATTGTCGTCTGCTGAAGCTGCCTTCTTCTTTCAAAGAGCTCATATTAACTGGATTACCTTGGGTGATGGCAACAGCAGATTATTTCATAGATATGCTGCCTCACGGCAGGCTCATAACCATATTCACTACCTGTATGCGGATTCTGGTGCTAAGATTGATTCTCAGACAGGTATTGAAAACCTGTGCGTTGGGTATTTCTCTGACCTTCTTGGCAGTGCAGTATCTCAGCCCATGTTTGTCCAAAGTGATCTTGATCTACTGTTTGATTTTAAATGCTCTGAGGATCAGGTTGTAAAGTTTCAGGCTGGCTTCACTTCAGAGGATATCAGACATGCTTTCTTCTCTCTGCCCAAGAATAAAATGGGAGGACCGGATGGTTTCACGGCTGAGTTCTACATTGCTGCTTGGTCAGTGGTTGGGCCGGAGGTTACTGAAGCCGTTTTGGAATTCTTCCAATCTGGCCGTCTCCTAAAGCAGTGGAATGCAGCGACCCTGGTGCTCATACCGAAAAAGCCTAATGCCTCCCTTACTACTGATTTTAGACCAATTTCTTGTCTCAACACTGTGTACAAGGTGATCTCAAAGCTTCTTGCTTCCCGGCTGAAGGATATCCTCCCTCTGATGGTTTCTAAATCCCAATCGGCCTTTCTTCCGGGTCGTCTCCTAGCGGAAAATGTTCTACTTGCGACAGATCTGGTCAACGGCTACAACACTCAAGCGATCTCTCCCCGTGGAATGCTGAAAGTCGATCTGCGGAAA is from Brassica napus cultivar Da-Ae chromosome A4, Da-Ae, whole genome shotgun sequence and encodes:
- the LOC106370009 gene encoding uncharacterized protein LOC106370009, whose protein sequence is MTKKKPKKSTASKPSKSSPPAKSSPPLKSPSLSIDGLDLSPPSATVSDALISPPADEVAQQSLEKSDPVPQSAQAPSSELVIAVSSADPSPARDEAPVNRSESSFASLQPSPSVSPPENPVTTVVKDAPCGPPNLPTVDAKLPCLSSQSDIVLDAAPIISSEVVDAGAKVVVDAGLAPTSSDVGLNASATSKMAPGDSWCDHARGIGTRLSKKGEPFTLPSGEACIKIPNSVIEKNRKSWEPFVLGQFYSEPPSQGTLHNIVNGIWSKYHRDIVVSKMEGFAFLFRIPNAATRNMVIKQKLWHIEGQTMFVDKWEPGVIPAKPELSSAPIWLELRKVPFQFFNEDGLERIAGLVGHPKFLHPSTANKTNLEVAKVFTIIDPRKPLPEAVNVQFESGDICRVLVSSPWMPPVCESCKEIGHISKRCPLAPKTCSLCKATTHVQANCPQKGKQNAPGKKTRRGRSKDKQKWIAVDPPATSKSPLIGSGIGLVPPEAPVKPLEFKSPIKPLDPKVVLTRTEIPLHSKLGTSSDTVRGESSGTALLPQRELLRCDSGTSRGTQSDVQPDSSDVESSDSELEEGEFSTHEPDFEVVRNKKRFSGQKGWSFDDNYSFSPLGKVWIIWHPSLLVSVIYKSLQMIMAEVTWPSCQSKFFISIIYASNDVDERVGLWEEIASLAATYDLDTKPWILLGDFNQIRDPVEHSSPPSLNMDKRIRDFNNCLINESLDDLNFRGTTFTWWNKQKSAPVAKKLDRCLVNGDWYAAFPSSVALFGSPDFSDHAVISVSLDPSRVRTKKPFRFYNFLNQNPDFLAMVCVNWFSFNVKGSAMFRLSVKLKMLKKCIRTFSHQNYSGIERKTAEAHAKLLLAQSAMLSAPNPLNASVELQAMKEWEELSSAEAAFFFQRAHINWITLGDGNSRLFHRYAASRQAHNHIHYLYADSGAKIDSQTGIENLCVGYFSDLLGSAVSQPMFVQSDLDLLFDFKCSEDQVVKFQAGFTSEDIRHAFFSLPKNKMGGPDGFTAEFYIAAWSVVGPEVTEAVLEFFQSGRLLKQWNAATLVLIPKKPNASLTTDFRPISCLNTVYKVISKLLASRLKDILPLMVSKSQSAFLPGRLLAENVLLATDLVNGYNTQAISPRGMLKVDLRKAFDSVRWDFIIASLRALAIPEGFISLISECISTASFSVSVNGSSSGYFKSTKGIRQGDPLSPYLFVLAMESLSRLLTSRYADGNINYHPRTEQLQISHLMFADDVMIFFDGSSNSLHGITECLDDFASWSGLHMNTSKTELFTAGLDPMESTAITGYGFPAGSFPIRYLGLPLMSRKLKISEYSPLINKITLTFQSWASKMLSFAGRLQLLRTVIFGTVTFWLSAFMLPKGCIQAIEALCARFLWSGNIDKRGLAKIAWSTVCLPKQEGGLGLRSFSVWNQVLCLKFIWLLLSKTPSLWVEWHWNIHLQDKSFWSIEASVSDSWAWKRLLKLRPLALQFCKTALGNGRSASFWFDVWTPLGQLITYLGPLGPRALRIGKNAVVADATRGSDWALPHPRSQQEVDLHSYLTTISLPLSHDCDDMFEWIAGDSSLCSFRSDTTWEVLRPREETKDWVDVVWFKGSVPKLAFTMWVANYDRLPTRTRLASWGIPISADCPFCSRDLETRDHVLLSCEYSCDVWREVLIRCNPPSSRFTEWSELLSWIRAATSKEFRLLRKLATHTVIFHLWKQRNNLIHNQTSLPATIVFRSIDREMRNIISAKRHRKGFSSLMELWLR